The following is a genomic window from Rhodothermus profundi.
GCTGTCCAAACGTAGTGCCGATGCACTGGGCATTCCTGTGCTGGTGCATCAGTACCGAGAGCAGGGATACGAACCGGAAGCGCTCGTAAACTACCTGGCTTTTCTGGGATGGAATCCAGGTACGGAGCAGGAGGTGTTCACCTTAGCGGAGTTGATTGAGGCGTTCTCGCTCGATCGGGTGCGACCGGCTGCGGTACAGTTCAGCCTCGACAAGTTGAAGTGGTACAACCAGCAGTTCATTCGACGCATGTCGGTGGAGGAACTGGCCCGCAAGGCCATGCCTTATCTGAAAAAGCATGGGCTCCAGGCCGACGAGGCGTACGTTCGCCGGGTGGCAGCGCTGATGCAGGAACGGATCACCTTTGTGGAAGAACTGGCTACATTTTGCCGCTTTTTCTACGAAGATCCCGTAACGTATGAAGAGAAGGGCGTCCAAAAACGCTGGAAGGAAAACTCGGCTGCCCTGGTGCGCGCCTATGCCGATCGGCTGGAGCAACTGGAGCCGTTTACAGCTGAGACAGCCGAACGCGCGTTGCGGGAGTTGGCTGAGGAACAGGGCGTGAAGGCTGCGGAGATCATTCATCCGACACGGTTGGCTATCAGCGGGCTATCGTTTGGCCCCAGCCTGTTTGAAATGATGGAAGTTATCGGGAAGGAGGCATGTGTGCGGCGGCTCCGTCGGGCTGCTGAGGTGCTGGGCTAAAACGAGGATCTCCCTGAAGCCGGCGGTATTGACGCACGAGATCGAAGACGGCAATCCCATAAGCCACGGCTACGTTGAGCGACTGCTTGCTGCCGAACTGAGGAATTTCAAGGGCCAGATCGGCTCGCTCAATCAACGCAGGTTGTACGCCGTAGAGTTCATGGCCTACAATCAACGCCAATGGAAAGATCGTATCTGGTACCTGGTGGGTGTAGGTAGGCGTATCGGTTAGTTCAAGTACAGCAATGGTATAGCCAGCCTCCCGCAACGTATCGACCAGGGGAACGGGATCGCGCACGTATTCCCAGGGGACTGTTTCTTCGGCGCCTAGCGCTGTTTTGTGCAGTTGGCGATGCGCGGGCGTTCCCGTGATGCCGGTCAAATAGAGTTTTTCGATGCGGGCGGCGTCGGAGGTGCGAAAAATGGAACCTACATTGTAAATCGAACGAATGTTATCCAGCACCACCACGATGGGGTGGCGGGGCATTTGGCGCAGCGTTTCAGGATCCGGACGTGGAATTTCGTGGTGCGCCAGTTTGCGCATGGCTTGCCTGTTTGGTGCGGCTCAAAAAAATCAAGCCAGACGTTAGAAGTTCCGTGATCATTGCAATTGATGGTCCGGCCGGTGCAGGAAAGAGCACGACGGCACGCAGGGTAGCCGAGCGCCTGGGCTATCCTTACCTGGACACGGGCGCCATGTACCGGGCGCTGGCGCTGGCGCTGCTTCGGCAGGATCCGACGCTGGATCCGCAAAGGGCAAAGGAAGCGCTGGCGCGCACACAATTGCGTGTGGTGTGGGAGCGCGGCGCGCTGCGCGTCTTTTTGGATGACGAGGACGTAACGGAGGCCATCCGCACGCCTGAGGTCAGTCAGGCTGCCAGTCGCATCAGCACGTGGCCTGAGGTGCGCGCGCGGCTACTGGAAGAGCAGCGCCGCATTGGACGGGCCTGGGAGCAAGCATATGGCGGTGTCGTGCTGGATGGCCGGGATATTGGTACCGTGGTCTTTCCCGAAGCCGAAGTAAAGGTTTTTCTGGTGGCTGATCCAGAAGAGCGGGCCCGGCGACGTCAACGCGAGCTGGCGGCCCGAGGGCAGAAGGTGCCTCTGGAACAGGTGCTTTCCGAGATTCGCCAACGCGACGCGCAGGATCAGCAGCGAACCCTGGCGCCGCTGCGCAAAGCCGAGGATGCCGTCGAACTGGACACGACTTCGCTGAGTATTGACGAGCAGGTGCAGCGCGTGTACGAGCTGATCCGGGAACGCCAGCGTCGTTTGCACGTTTAGCGGCAACGCTTGCGATGCAGGCGGAAACCGGAGCGCGGGCCTCCGGTTTTGAACTTCTATGTCCGCGCATTTGTGTGCAAAGTAAACCTTCAAACCCGGCCCGTCCGGTGTGGCCGGAGAAGCCCGGGCGGGTACACTAAATGAGGAACAGAAGGCGAGGCTCGCTTCTCCGCACGTGCCCGGGTCTTGCCTTCGGAAAAAAGTCTATGGCAGACGAGCAGAAACAGTCGACCCAGGTCTCTGAGATGACAGAGACAACCGAGAAATCTCCGCAGCCGCAGGAGACGGCGCAGCAGGCCCACGCGGAAACGGCTTCGACGACCGAGACTCCGCAAGCCGAGACACCAGCCGAAACGGCACAGGAAGCAGCTTCGGACGCCACCGCTCCGGCTCAAGCAGAGGCCGAAGAGGCAGAGGCGGCTCCGGAAGCCACCTCGACTGAAACGCCCCCAGAAGCCACGAAGCCGGTCATGGGCTTTCGGGGCGAAATTACGGGCCCGGTTATCAAACTGGAAGAGCTGGAGAAGCAACAGGCGTCGCCGGAGATCGATCCGTTCCATGAACAGTTGCGCCAGCAAATTGAGCAGAGCTTTACAGCCGTTCAGGAAGGGGAGATCGTCACAGGGCGCATCCTGGCCGTTGGTGAAAAAGAAGTGCTGATTGACATCGGCTTTAAGAGCTCGGGCATCATTCCGCGCAGCGAGTTTGGCGACGCCGAAATCAAGGAAGGCGACGAGGTTGAAGTCTTTGTTGAAAAATTGGAGGACGCCCAGGGGCAGTTAGTGCTCTCAAAGACGCGGGCTGACCGCCTCCGTCGCTGGCAGCGGGTCGAAGATGCCTACTACAATGAAAAAGTCATCGAAGGAACGATTGTGCGCCGCGTTAAAGGCGGCATGATCGCCGAAATTTTCGATGGCCTGGAGGCGTTCCTGCCGGGCTCTCAGATCGACGTGCGGCCCGTGCGCGACTTCGACGCCTACATTGGCAAACGCATGGAGTTCAAGATCGTCAAAATTAACCCAGCCAATGAAAACGTCGTGGTCTCGCATCGGGCGCTGCTGGAGAAAGAACTGCAGAAGCAGCGCGAGGCGATTCTGTCGAAGATGGAGCCCGGCCAGGTGCTGGAGGGCACCGTCAAAAACATCACAGACTTCGGTGTTTTCATTGACCTCGGTGGCGTCGATGGGCTGCTGCACATTACGGATCTTTCGTGGGGTCGCGTTTCGCATCCCTCGGAGCTGGTGCAGCTCGGCCAGAAGCTAAACGTTGTGGTGCTTGACTACGACAAGGAGCGCCAGCGCATTTCGCTGGGCTTGAAGCAGCTCCAGCCTCATCCGTGGGAGAACATTGACGAGAAGTATAAGGAGGGCGACATCGTCGAAGGGAAGGTGGTGTCTATTACCGACTATGGCGCTTTTGTCGAACTGGAGAAGGGCATTGAGGGGCTGGTGCATATTTCCGAGATGAGCTGGACCGATCATATCAAGCACCCGAGTCAGAAGGTATCGCTGGGCCAGCTTGTTAAGGTGAAGATCCTGAACATCGATCGAGAGGGGCGGAAGATTTCACTGGGCATGAAGCAGTTAGAGCCCAATCCGTGGGAGGGGCTTGCCGAGCGCTATCCGCCGGGCACGGTGCTGCGTGGCAAGGTGCGCAAGATTACCAACTTCGGAGTCTTTGTAGAGATTGAGCCGGGCATTGATGGGCTGGTCCATATCAGTGACCTGTCGTGGACGCGGCGCATCCAGCATCCGAGCGAGGTGGTTAAGGAAGGAGAGGAACTGGATGTGGTCGTCCTTGAGGTCGATGAAGAAAATCGGCGCATTTCGCTGGGGCACAAGCAGGTGCAGACCAATCCGTGGAACGACTTTGCCACGGTCTATGCCGAAGGGACCGATCATAAGGCTAAAGTGGTCCGCTTTGAAGAAAACGGTCTGGTAGTCGAGTTGCCGCTGGGCGTGGAGGCGTTTGTGCCAGCCAATGAGCTCAAACACGGAAAGAACTTTCAGGAGTTCTATAACGAAGGGGATGAGCTGGAGCTGCGCGTGATTCGCTTTAGCGCAACCGACCGGGAAATTGTCCTCAGCGAGGTTGCTAAAGAACGGGCGGAAGCAGAGGCAAGGCGAGCCGAGGAAGAGCGACGCCGGCGTGAGGAGCGTAAACAGCAGGAAAAGGCGGTGCGAGAATATCAGCGGAAGGCGGTTACCGGCCCCACCACGCTAGGCGAGCTCAGCGGTCTGGAGGATCTGAAAGCGCAGCTTGAGGCAGCCGAAAAGGCCGCGCAGGAGGAAGGACAGCAAGCAGAGGAAGCAGCCCAGCCATCAGGGGAGGCGCAGGCACCTGAAGCTGCAGCGGAAGATGAGACGTCTGAGGAAAAGAGCGACTGACGCCTGAAACTAACCCGTAAATAAATCGACAGGGCGGCAACCTTAGCAGGGCCGCCCTGTTTTATTTTTGCCCAATCATGAACGCAGAGGGTGCGATGGAACTAGAAAAAAAGCCGGCAGCCCTTTCGGCGAAAGCTGAGGATGCTGCGGCAGAAAAGGTGCGGGCAGAAGCTACGGTTTATCGAGACGCCGCCCATCGTTTTCCAGATTGGAAAGGCGTTAGCGCCAAGCAAATAGAGCTGGACCGGGCGCTTCTGGACCGAACGGAAGGCCGGGTGCACACGCTGCTTTCTCATCTGCTGGTTGATCGCACGCTGCATCATTATCTGAGCTATGCCAATGTCGTATCGGTACGGCGGTTGGGGTACAACGATCATGGACCAGTGCATGCCCGCATAGTTACCTACAATGCTTTGAAAATTTTGCGATTGCTCTATGAGGGAGGGATCCGGCCGTCGCTTGAAATGGAAGAGGTGGGTACTTATGAGGATGCGCAGGTAGCCGTAGCGCTGGCCGCGTTTCTGCATGATGCCGGTATGGGCATTACCCGCGAAGGACATGAGCAGTGGGCGCTGACGTTGGTTGATCCATTTATCCAACACTATCTGAAGCTGGTTTATGCGGAGGGAGATCCGATGCGGGCTGTCCTGCGGGCGCTGGTACATGAATGCATTGTAGGACACATGGGCAACGTGCGCATTCACTCCATTGAGGCGGGCGTTGTGCTGGTTGCCGATGGGACCGATATGACGCACGGACGCTCACGCATTCCGCAAATGATCAACCGCGACCCTATGATTGGCGACATTCACCGCTATTCTGCCAGTGCGATCACGCGCGTGCACATTGGCCCTGGAGAACGCAAGCCCGTCCGCATAGCGGCTTACATGGAGCACGTGACCGGCCTCTTTCAGGTGGAGGAAGTGCTCATGCACAAGGTGAAAGCTGCTCCCATCATGCAACACCTGGAAATCTGCGCCTACGTAGGAGACGATCCTCCGCGCTTCTACCTCCGCTGAGCCGATTGCATTAGAGATCTCGGGGACGTTATTTTGCGGCGCGTTTTTTTACGCAACAATCTGCGTGGCGTCTTCGCCAAGCCGCTCGGGAAATGGTTTGTTGCATGAAATGACGGGAGACGGTAAGTCCAATCGATCATGGAAGCGCTGATCGAAACGCTGGATGGACATCCGGTCTTGCTGGGATTGCTGGGCGGACTGGTTATCGCGTTGTTAAATATGGGCGGTGCCTTTGTGTTACTACTCTGGCCGCGTCCATCCCAGCGTTTTCTGGATGCTGCCCTTGGATTTGCTGCCGGCGTTATGCTAACCGCCAGTTTTACCAGTCTCATTCTGCCCGGTATTGAATATGGCGGGTTGCTTCCTGTGCTGGGCGGACTGACGTTAGGGGCACTGGTGATGGACGCAGGCGACCGATGGCTGCCGCATGAGCACTTCGTTAAAGGGCATGAAGGGCCTAACGTGCAGCGTATCCGTCGGGTGTGGCTTTTTATCATTGCCATTACGCTGCACAATATGCCGGAAGGATTGGCCGTAGGGGTCAGCTTTGGCAGTGGCCACTATCGGGAAGCTATCCAACTTATGCTGGCCATCGGCATTCAGAACATTCCGGAAGGGCTTTCGGTAGCGGTTTCTTCGCTCAGTGCCGGTCTGGGGGCGCGTTTCTATGCCAGCATGGTGGGAGTACGTTCAGGCCTGGTAGAGATTCCAGCCGCTGTGCTGGGAGCCGCGCTGGTGCACTACATGAGCGTGCTGTTGCCCTGGGCGATGGGGTTTGCGGCAGGGGCCATGCTTTATGTGATCAGCCACGAAATCCTCCCGGAGACGCATCGCATGGGACATGAGCGGCTGGCCACGCTTGGAACCATGCTGGGCATCATGGTGATGCTTACGCTTGACGTGGCGCTCGGCTAATGAAAAAGCCGACGCTTCGCGCCGGCTTTTGGGCATTGCCATGCTGCGCGCTTCGCTTACTCCACTTTGATTTTACGCGGCTGATGGGCAGCCAGCTTTGGAATGCGAATCGTAAGCACGCCATCTCGCATTTCGGCCTTGATGCCAGCCGGATCGATCGTCTGCGGCAGCGTGAAGCTTCGGAAGAACCGACCATGCGGGCGCTCCACATGCCGTACGGTTTCCTCCGTGCCTTCGTATTCAGCGGGCCGCTCTCCAGAGACCGTCAGCACGCCTTCATTGAATTGAAGGTCCAGGTTCTCCTTGGCTACGCCGGGCAGATCAATGCGGATCAGGTAAGCTTCATCCGTTTCTGCCAGATCCGCCCGCGGCGTCCAGGTGGCCGGAGCTTCGCCGGTTTCTGCGCCCCGTAGAAATTCGTCGAACAGCCGGTTCATTTCGCGCTGCAACGTTGTGAAACTCGGGAAATAAATGCGGTCAGCCATGGCTTCATTGAGGTTGGTTGGTTAATCTCCCCTGCACCGACAAGCTGTCGGTACTTTGTTTATGCCAGCACATGAGGGAAAACCGTGCCGGGTGCCAGAATGGACAGCAAAAGTGCCCGTTTCTGTCGTTTCTGGCAGATCGGTCCATGGCTTGCTGCAAAAGCACAGCGGACGAGTCGCCTGCCACTTCGGCAGGCATTCACTGCTAACCTCTAAACTGGAGGAGGCAAGATGGCGGTAACCAAACAACTTCCGCGCGCGCAGTGGAAGGAATACTTCGATCGCTTCACGAAAGCGTTTCTGGAGGATCTGAACCCGGAGGACGCGGTCGTAGAAATTGTGGACCCCAAGCTGGGCGACCAGTTTGCCTCAGACTACGCCCGCGTGCTGGGCGTTAGCTATGATCCC
Proteins encoded in this region:
- a CDS encoding phosphohydrolase — translated: MELEKKPAALSAKAEDAAAEKVRAEATVYRDAAHRFPDWKGVSAKQIELDRALLDRTEGRVHTLLSHLLVDRTLHHYLSYANVVSVRRLGYNDHGPVHARIVTYNALKILRLLYEGGIRPSLEMEEVGTYEDAQVAVALAAFLHDAGMGITREGHEQWALTLVDPFIQHYLKLVYAEGDPMRAVLRALVHECIVGHMGNVRIHSIEAGVVLVADGTDMTHGRSRIPQMINRDPMIGDIHRYSASAITRVHIGPGERKPVRIAAYMEHVTGLFQVEEVLMHKVKAAPIMQHLEICAYVGDDPPRFYLR
- the cmk gene encoding (d)CMP kinase, coding for MIIAIDGPAGAGKSTTARRVAERLGYPYLDTGAMYRALALALLRQDPTLDPQRAKEALARTQLRVVWERGALRVFLDDEDVTEAIRTPEVSQAASRISTWPEVRARLLEEQRRIGRAWEQAYGGVVLDGRDIGTVVFPEAEVKVFLVADPEERARRRQRELAARGQKVPLEQVLSEIRQRDAQDQQRTLAPLRKAEDAVELDTTSLSIDEQVQRVYELIRERQRRLHV
- a CDS encoding ZIP family metal transporter yields the protein MEALIETLDGHPVLLGLLGGLVIALLNMGGAFVLLLWPRPSQRFLDAALGFAAGVMLTASFTSLILPGIEYGGLLPVLGGLTLGALVMDAGDRWLPHEHFVKGHEGPNVQRIRRVWLFIIAITLHNMPEGLAVGVSFGSGHYREAIQLMLAIGIQNIPEGLSVAVSSLSAGLGARFYASMVGVRSGLVEIPAAVLGAALVHYMSVLLPWAMGFAAGAMLYVISHEILPETHRMGHERLATLGTMLGIMVMLTLDVALG
- a CDS encoding 30S ribosomal protein S1, coding for MADEQKQSTQVSEMTETTEKSPQPQETAQQAHAETASTTETPQAETPAETAQEAASDATAPAQAEAEEAEAAPEATSTETPPEATKPVMGFRGEITGPVIKLEELEKQQASPEIDPFHEQLRQQIEQSFTAVQEGEIVTGRILAVGEKEVLIDIGFKSSGIIPRSEFGDAEIKEGDEVEVFVEKLEDAQGQLVLSKTRADRLRRWQRVEDAYYNEKVIEGTIVRRVKGGMIAEIFDGLEAFLPGSQIDVRPVRDFDAYIGKRMEFKIVKINPANENVVVSHRALLEKELQKQREAILSKMEPGQVLEGTVKNITDFGVFIDLGGVDGLLHITDLSWGRVSHPSELVQLGQKLNVVVLDYDKERQRISLGLKQLQPHPWENIDEKYKEGDIVEGKVVSITDYGAFVELEKGIEGLVHISEMSWTDHIKHPSQKVSLGQLVKVKILNIDREGRKISLGMKQLEPNPWEGLAERYPPGTVLRGKVRKITNFGVFVEIEPGIDGLVHISDLSWTRRIQHPSEVVKEGEELDVVVLEVDEENRRISLGHKQVQTNPWNDFATVYAEGTDHKAKVVRFEENGLVVELPLGVEAFVPANELKHGKNFQEFYNEGDELELRVIRFSATDREIVLSEVAKERAEAEARRAEEERRRREERKQQEKAVREYQRKAVTGPTTLGELSGLEDLKAQLEAAEKAAQEEGQQAEEAAQPSGEAQAPEAAAEDETSEEKSD
- a CDS encoding Hsp20/alpha crystallin family protein; amino-acid sequence: MADRIYFPSFTTLQREMNRLFDEFLRGAETGEAPATWTPRADLAETDEAYLIRIDLPGVAKENLDLQFNEGVLTVSGERPAEYEGTEETVRHVERPHGRFFRSFTLPQTIDPAGIKAEMRDGVLTIRIPKLAAHQPRKIKVE
- a CDS encoding DUF5335 family protein, giving the protein MAVTKQLPRAQWKEYFDRFTKAFLEDLNPEDAVVEIVDPKLGDQFASDYARVLGVSYDPKDNVFEVALEGVDHLIYRPKEIWVVEEDNGFVSTIEIVRDDDTKEIIRLQSVGLQRAQQ
- a CDS encoding RNA methyltransferase, with amino-acid sequence MRKLAHHEIPRPDPETLRQMPRHPIVVVLDNIRSIYNVGSIFRTSDAARIEKLYLTGITGTPAHRQLHKTALGAEETVPWEYVRDPVPLVDTLREAGYTIAVLELTDTPTYTHQVPDTIFPLALIVGHELYGVQPALIERADLALEIPQFGSKQSLNVAVAYGIAVFDLVRQYRRLQGDPRFSPAPQQPDGAAAHMPPSR